One window of the Burkholderia ubonensis subsp. mesacidophila genome contains the following:
- a CDS encoding quinone oxidoreductase family protein, with protein sequence MTQAATAIRIGIDRYGDAGVLRRVDAPVALPGAGEVRIRQTAVGVNFVDIYFRTGAHALPALPDALGVEAAGVIDAVGPGVTDLVPGQRVAYAGLPTGSYATLRTLSAERVLPVPDTLSDEAAAAGLLKGITVYMLMHRVRQVRAGDTVLVHAAAGGVGLLATQWARALGARVIGTVGSAAKAALARAHGAEAVVDYRDDDFVAAARAFGGGAGVDYAIDGIGGDVLTRTLGAVRPFGMVASIGQVAAIGARQTFDLDELGPARSIALARPSVLGFIARDVAGYREAARVTLERLAGGMHVEIGARLPLEQAADAHRMLEARATTGAVVLVP encoded by the coding sequence ATGACCCAAGCTGCCACTGCCATCCGGATCGGGATCGATCGTTACGGCGACGCCGGCGTGCTGCGCCGCGTGGATGCGCCCGTCGCGCTGCCCGGCGCCGGCGAGGTGCGGATTCGCCAGACCGCCGTCGGCGTGAATTTCGTCGACATCTATTTCCGGACCGGCGCACACGCGCTGCCCGCGTTGCCGGACGCGCTCGGCGTCGAGGCGGCCGGCGTGATCGACGCGGTCGGTCCCGGCGTGACGGATCTCGTGCCGGGCCAGCGCGTCGCGTACGCGGGACTGCCGACCGGCAGCTACGCGACCCTTCGCACGCTGTCGGCCGAGCGCGTGCTGCCCGTGCCCGACACGCTGAGCGACGAGGCGGCTGCTGCCGGGCTGCTGAAAGGGATCACGGTCTACATGCTGATGCATCGGGTCCGGCAGGTCCGCGCGGGCGACACGGTGCTCGTGCATGCGGCGGCCGGCGGCGTCGGGCTGCTCGCCACGCAGTGGGCGCGCGCGCTTGGCGCGCGGGTGATCGGCACGGTCGGGTCGGCCGCGAAGGCGGCGCTCGCGCGGGCGCACGGCGCGGAAGCGGTCGTCGACTATCGCGACGACGATTTCGTCGCGGCCGCGCGCGCGTTCGGCGGCGGCGCGGGCGTCGATTATGCGATCGACGGGATCGGCGGCGACGTGCTGACGCGCACGCTCGGCGCGGTCAGGCCGTTCGGAATGGTCGCGAGCATCGGGCAGGTGGCCGCGATCGGCGCACGGCAGACCTTCGACCTCGACGAACTGGGGCCGGCGCGTTCGATCGCACTTGCGCGGCCGAGCGTGCTCGGCTTCATCGCGCGGGACGTGGCCGGCTATCGGGAAGCCGCGCGCGTGACGCTCGAGCGGCTGGCGGGCGGGATGCACGTCGAGATCGGCGCGCGGCTGCCGCTCGAACAGGCGGCCGATGCGCACCGGATGCTGGAAGCGCGGGCGACGACGGGGGCGGTAGTGCTGGTGCCGTGA